CTTGTAAAATATGTTGTCGAATTCAGAAGCGAGGCAATTATCTTCTTTACATTTTTGTTTTAAAGTCGTTTTTTCTTTTTTCAACATAGAAGAATACCCCATTTTTTTCAATGGATTAAAAACGGTATGCGATTCCGGACAGTTAAAATCTCCTGCAAAAACTAAATTAAGATCTGGATATTCAGCTGGAAGAAATTTGAAATATTTAATTTCAGTTTCAGGTTGTTTACTTTTGGTAATAGCATGAAAATTAACCAAAGTAAAATTCTTTTTATTAGTTTCAAATGTGGCAAAATAAGGTTCACGGTCAATTTCGAGATTGTATTTTTTCTCCAGCCAGGCATCACCTTTAAGTTTTACTTTATTCGTTTTCCAAATAAAAGCATATCGCTCCCTTTTATAACTGTTTCCGCTTGTAGGATCACTAATCCTGTAATCCCATTTAGTTCCTTTCTGATTGAGTAAATTGACAAGTTGTGCCACAGCTTGAGCTCCTCCGTAACCAGCAACAACCTCTTGTATGGCTATTACATCATAATTATTAACGGTATTGGCAATAAAATTTAAAGTAGATTGAGATTTTGACTTTCCAAGATTTTCGACATTCCACGAAATAATTTTGACTTGAGAAAAAGACTGGAATGTGATGAGCAGTAAAAGCAAATAACCTGTAATGTTTTTCATGTAATGGTAAAAGTCAAATATATGAATTCTTGATTTTATCTCAGGAGAAATTATTGTTTTTTTTTAAGATAAAACCGACAAATATTTAAAGGGAATTAGGAGTGCTTTTTTAATGTTTTTTATATCTGTTTTTGAGTGCAGTAGATATAATTATAATTTGTAACACGAGAAGAGTTGGAATAAAAACAATTTTCCACTCAACCTCAAGCCAGCCTGATTTTTCAGAAACAAATGCGAAACTTATGGATAGAAAAAGACAAAGAAATACGGTTTTCAAAATAATCTTATTGTTTGAAGTGTTGATTTTAGAGAAATTAAATTTGTATTTTGGTTTCATAAGCACAATAAATATTTGTTCAGAATTAAACTAAACCAAAGTCTTTGGCGATAGCAATTAAATGTACATTGTTGTTTGCTTTAAAATATATTTTTAGCTTGTTGATTCTTTTTTCGATACTGCTTGTGCCATTGGGTACAATCGAACGTTCTCTAAATTCTTTAGCAATGCTTTCTAAAATATATCCTTTTGCCAAAAGCTGTAAAATATATATATCATATTGCTCAATTTCCAATAAGGATTTATCATTAAAGTTGAAATCTAGATCGGAAGAAAGAATTCTTTCTTCATTGTTAAAAGTTCTTTTTAATGCAACTTTCAGTTCATCAATACTATTTCTTCCTTTTGAAACATAAGCATTAACTCCTAAATCATTAAAAAGATTTTTGATGCGGTATGATTTGTCCTCAATAGAAAAAACCAGTTTTTTAATCTTTGGCTGTACTTCATTAACTGCCTCGATAAGTTGATCGCCATTTAAAAGATTAGTTTTTCGATGATCATTTTTAAAAGATAAATCAGTAATTAGTAAATCATAAGGATCTTTTTCATGTAAAGCCTTTTTTATTTTTAGTATTCCATCGTCACAATATTTTACGTGATCAATTACAGGGATTTCTAATTCTTCCAAAACCTGAACTATTGACAAACTGATACTGTCTAAATCTTCTGCAACTAAAACTTTTTTAAACATAGAATTGTATTATAACCTAAAGTAAAATTTATTTTAAGGGTTTTATTAAATCAAAATTAGCAGTTCCTGTACGCTTTCTTTACGGTTTTCCATATTTTAAGAATTCTGGAATGCTTTAATCTTTTATGAAGGGAATTTAAAAGACAACTTAAATCCATTCCCCGGATTGGTATCGATAATGATTTCTCCCCGTATATTCTGAATACGGTTTTCTACACTCTGAAGACCGTTATTGTATCTTAAATCTTGTATCGCAACACCTTTTCCATTATCCGTATAAGTAATCATGATTTTCTTATTGACTTCCTTGAAATTGATGCCTGCTAACGTTGCCTGACTGTGTTTTTTCATGTTTACCAACAGCTCTTGAAGAACCCTGTAAACCGTAATTTTTTTATTTTTCTCTATACGATTCCAAGAAATAGAATCGAGACCATTTATTAGAAGATTAATATTTGAGGTGTTAAATCCCGAAATCATTTCTTTTAAATAAATCACGAATTTTTCATTGGTTACCACCAAACTGTTTTCTTTAGAAATATCTCTCGTTCTTGTATAAATCGCCTCGAGATTGTTTAAAAGATGTTCCTTGTTTTCTACTTCCGAAAGATTTTTGTTTTCGGCGAAAGCCATAGTGTGGAAAATATCATTGGCCAGTTCATCATGCAGTTTTTTAGCAATTCTGATTTCGCTTTGATAAGCAGCTTCAATTTTTTCCTTATTAGTCCTTGATCTAAAATAAAAGTATAAGGCTAAAACCAAACTAAGCGTAAAGCCAATTATGATATAAGAAGTAATGGTGCGGTTTCTTTGCCTTTCAAGCTGAAGTTCATTTTCCGTTTTATAAGCGGCTAGTTTTAGATTAAATGCTTTCGAATTTGATTTAGCAGCTAATTGGTTGTATTCTTTTAATTGTACTTTATTGATACTGTCATTTAATTTCATATACCTAAGTACGTTCTCTTTAAATTCGTTGTCCTTGCTATTATTTATTAATAGCTTTAATGAAATCAGCTCGTTTTGTAGTTTTATAAAATCTTCTGATCTTGAGTCGGAATTTATAGATTGAGAAGAAACGTTTTCAATGCTGTTTTCAGAAATTGAATACGTTGAAATATCCGGTTTACTTTTTGTAAAAGCGGCTTCCTGACAAGAAAAAACAATTACAAAAATTAGAATTAAATAGAGAAAAAGAAACTGGTATTTCGGAATCATGAACCAAAAATAAAAATTACAGATTCCTGGCATAGCGTATAAATACGGTATTTTCAAAAAGAGCCAAAAAACTTTTTTCCTAATTCTCATTTACAGCTATATACAAAGAAACCCTCTGAAGAGAGGGTTTTTGCTTTAGTAAAATTTCATACAAAAAATCTTTATAAAAAATTATACAGCTCTTAATCCTGTTGTAATGGCAAGTCTGTTCCAAGAGTTAATTGTGATAATGGCAAGTATAATTTCTGCCAGATATTTATCATCAAATAAACTCGCTGCATTTTGATAAACTTCATCACTAACATGATTAGGGATTAAAGTTACTTGTTCAGTTAACGCTAAAATTGCTTTTTCTTCTTCAGTGTAAACATCAGCTTCACGCCATGCGCTAATTAAGTATATTCTTTGTTCGGTAATACCATATTTTCTAGCATCAGCTGTATGCATGTTAATGCAGTAAGCGCAGCCATTAATTTGTGAAGCACGAATTTTGATTAATTCTTTATGTTCTGGAGTTAATGATGTAGAAGAAATATATTTTTCTAAATTTACTAACGCTTGATAAGCTTCTGGAGCTGCTTGCGGAATAACGATTCTCGGTTTCATTTTTATTGTTTTAAAAGTTCATTACAAAGGTCAGTAATGTATACTCTTAAAAACTTGAACTACTTCAAGAAATGTAATCAGACCTTTCCCGCTCTGATTTTACTCATAAATTCTGCAGAAAAATCCAGATAGGAGGCAAGCATATATTGAGGAACACGTTGTACGAAATCTGGTTGTTGGTTTTTAAAATGATTATATCTTTCTTCTGCCGACATCGTAAACAAAAACTTAATACGCATTTGTGCAGCTCCAAATGATTTCTGGGAAACAATACGGAAATACCTTTCCAATTTAGGAATCTGTACTAAAATAGATTCTAGAACATTTTTTTCTAGCACAACGATTTCGCAATTTTCCACTGCCTGGATATAAAAGTGTGAAGGAACATTATTATGATAACTTATATAATCAGTCATCCACCAGTTTTCTATACCAAATTGCAAGGTTTGTTCAATACCTTTTGAATTAATTATATACTGTCTGGCACAACCTTTTGCGATGAAGTACATCGTATGGCAAATCTGGCCTTCTTTTAGCAAATGATCTTTCTTTTTTACTTTTGATGAAAGAATACTCGATTCCAAAAGATCTATTTCTTCAGGTTCTAATGAAACAAACTTTTGTATATGATTTAAAAGTGCAGTAATCATAGATGTTTAAATTATGTTTTAAAGATAAATCAGATTAGCTGTAAAAGCAAAAAACCACTCGTGAGAACGAATGGTTTTTTTATGATAAGTAAGTAAAATCTAAATTGAGTTTATAAAACGTTTATTTTACTTTATTAAGTATTGCTTTGAAAGCTTCTGGGTGGTTCATAGCTAAATCTGCAAGAACTTTACGGTTCAATTCGATTCCGTTAGCTTTAACTTTTCCCATGAATTGAGAATAAGACATTCCTTCTAATCTAGCTCCAGCGTTAATACGTTGAATCCATAATGAACGGAAGTTTCTTTTATTCTGTTTTCTATCACGGTAAGCGTAGCTCATCGCTTTCTCTACCGCGTTCTTAGCAACTGTCCAAACGTTTTTACGTCTTCCAAAGAAACCTTTGGCTTGCTTCATTATTTTTTTTCTTCTTGCTCTTTTAGCAACTGAATTTACCGATCTTGGCATAATTTTAATGTGTTTTTGTAGCAGGCGTCCTGAATTGAATCAAAGGAACTTAATGGCCATACTCCAAGGTTATATAAATAATTTTTTAACCTAAAGAAAATCTTTTAGTCTAATGTCCTAAAGTCAAATGTCTAAAGTCAGTTACTGACTTTTAAACTTTATGACTTTCAACTTTTGACTTATAATTAGATAATTCTTAATTGTTGTTTGATGCTTTTCTCATCAGTTTTGTGAACTAGCGCTGAGTGTGTCAAAGCTAATTTACGTTTTTTAGATTTTTTAGTCAAGATGTGACTTTTAAAAGCATGCTTTCTTTTAATCTTTCCAGAGCCAGTAACTTTAAAACGTTTCTTAGCGCTAGATTTAGTTTTCATTTTAGGCATTTTTCCTAGTGTTTTAATTTATTCTTACTTACTTATATTTTTGTTTCAAGTTTACAGTTTCAGGTTCAAAACTGAATACTGAAACTGCAAACTGAAACTATTTTTTCTTCTTCGGAGCAATGAACATAATCATTCTCTTTCCTTCAAGAACTGGCATAGCCTCAACTTTACCATATTCTTCTAAATCTGTTGCAAGACGTAATAATAAAATCTGCCCTTGATCTTTATAGATGATTGAACGGCCTTTAAAGAAAACGAATGCTTTTAATTTAGCACCTTCTTTTAGGAACTTTTCAGCATTTTTTCTTTTAAATTCATAATCATGTTCATCTGTTTGAGGACCAAAACGAATTTCTTTTACTACAACCTGAGACGATTTAGCTTTTAATGCCTTATCACGCTTCTTTTGTTCGTAAACAAATTTCTTGTAATCCATGATTTTACAAACCGGTGGTTCTGCATTTGGCGAAATTTCAACTAAATCCAATTCAAATTGGTCAGCTAAACGTAACGCATCAGCGATTTTAAAAACCCCAGGTTCAATGTTTTCACCAACAAGACGTACTTCAGGAACACGAATAAGATTGTTTATTCTGTGTGCATCTTTTTTCTCTACTCGAGGTTGAAAACCTCTGTTACTTTTTATTGCTATGACTTTCTAATTTAAGTTAAACTGTAAATACTTTTAATGTCTTTTTTATTTCTTCGTCTACAATCGAAGCGAACTCTTCGATAGAGACTGTTATATTTCCTTTTCCTTCCTGTCCGTGACGACGAATAGAAATCGTACCGTTTTTCTCTTCTTCTTCACCAACGATAAGCATAAATGGAATTTTCTGCATTTCTGCATCTCTAATTTTCTTACCGATAGTTTCATTTCGGTTATCAATTAGGGCGCGAATTTCGTGATTTTCTAGCAAATCTAAAACTTTTTTAGCATAATTTTCGTATTTCTCGCTCAAAGACAAGATAATAGCCTGCTCAGGCATTAGCCAAAGTGGGAAATTTCCTGCTGTATGCTCAAGTAAAATTGCTATAAAACGTTCCATAGATCCAAAAGGAGCTCTGTGAATCATAACAGGGCGATGTAATTCATTATCAGCACCTTTGTAAGTTAATTCAAAGCGCTCAGGTAAGTTGTAATCCACCTGAATAGTTCCTAATTGCCATTGTCTTCCTAAAGCATCTTTAACCATGAAATCAAGTTTCGGACCATAGAAAGCAGCTTCGCCATATTCAACCACAGTATTTAAACCTTTGTCTTTTGCGGCGTTGATAATTGCATTTTCAGCCTTTTCCCAATTTTCATCAGTTCCAATGTATTTTTCTCTGTCTTCCTGATCTCTTAATGAAATTTGAGCCGTGAAGTTTTCAAAACCTAAAGAACCAAATACATATAATACAAGGTCAATTACTTTTTTGAATTCCTCATCCAATTGCTCTGGAGTACAGAAAATGTGTGCATCATCCTGTGTAAACCCTCTAACACGAGTTAAACCATGTAATTCTCCAGATTGCTCATATCTATATACAGTACCAAATTCAGCATAACGCTTTGGTAAATCTTTATATGACCAAGGTCTTACATTATAAATCTCACAGTGGTGAGGACAGTTCATTGGTTTTAATAAAAACTCTTCACCTTCTGCTGGAGTATGAATTGGTTGGAAACTATCTGCTCCATATTTAGCATAGTGACCAGAAGTTACATACAATTCTTTCTGACCAATATGTGGGCTAACAACTTGCTCGTAACCCGCTTTCTTTTGAGCTCTTTTTAGAAATTGCTCTAAGCGATCTCTTAAGGCGGCACCTTTTGGCAGCCACAAAGGCAAACCTTGGCCAACTTTTTGAGAGAAAGCAAACAATTCAAGCTCTTTTCCTAATTTACGGTGATCACGACGTTTTGCTTCTTCAAGAAGTTCAAGGTATTCAGTTAAATCTTTTTGTTTAGGGAAAGAAGTTCCGTAAACACGAGTCAGCTGTTTGTTTTTCTCGTCACCTCTCCAGTAAGCACCAGCCACACTCATGATTTTTACAGCTTTGATAATCCCAGTATTCGGAATATGTCCACCTCGGCATAAATCAGTAAAAGTAGAATGATCGCAGAAAGTAATAGTTCCATCTTCAAGATTAGAAATCAATTCAGTCTTGTAAACATTATCTTTATACATCTCTAAAGCTTCCGCTTTAGTTACAGGGCGCATTTTAAAATCGTGTTTTTCTCTTGAAATTTCTAGAATACGATCCTCAATCTTTTTAAAGTCAGCTTCAGAAATCTTCTGATCTCCAAAATCTACATCATAATAGAAACCATTAGCAATTGCAGGTCCAAGAGTTAATTTAATTCCAGGATACAATTCCTCAAGAGCCTGAGCCATTACGTGCGAAGTTGAGTGCCAGAAAGCTTTTTTGCCTTCCGCATCATTCCAAGTATATAGTATAAGATTACCGTCGGTCGTTAATGGAGTTTCGGTTTCAATAGTTGTACCATTAAAAGATGCTGAAATCACGTTTCTAGCAAAACCTTCGCTAATGTTTTTAGCGACCTCCATTGGAGTTACGCCTGTAGCGAACTCTCTAATTGACCCATCGGGTAAAGTAATCTTGATCATTGTTTATAATTTTGTGAATGCAAATATAGGTGATTACAGAAATACATACAATATATATGTACAAGTTTACTTTATAATATAGGTTACGGTTTTTCTTCTACTATATATAAGAGTAATTTTCATTTCAGACCCGGCAGGTTTTTAAAACCTGCCGGGATTTGTTTTTATACATATATATAATATATAAATAAGTACAGCTTGTCCGGCTGAGCGCAGCGAAGCGATACAGTTTTGGAATTTGGAATTTCTAAAATTGGAATTTAATCATGAGTTTATTCCCGCTGTGCGCAGCAGTCTTTTTAGGGCAGACCCCGCCATAAAAAGGATTCCCGCTGCTGCCGGAGCTGGAAATCCAGTTTCCAGAAGAAAGTTTTTAGAAACAGATGTTTTCAAAACCATAATAAAGAGCGGAAAACGGCTGTAAAGAATAAAAAATCCTCAGAAATGACAATCTAAACGATGGGTAAAATAAGAAAAAGGCAGTCAGGTTCAGAAAAACCCCACAGGAAATTAAAAATAATCAAAATGTAAAAGCACTTCTGCCAGCGGGTTAAGAAAAACATCGAAAAAAGATGGAAAAAATGTAAAAAAAAGTCTTGTAAATGTAAATAAAGGTTCTACTTTTGCACCCGCATCAGCGAAACGCTCTTAGAAATACCGGCAGGCATTTGAATTGGAAGGAAAAGAAATTTTCGAAAAAAGTTCAAAAAAAGCTTGCGGGAATTGAAAAAGCTTTTTACATTTGCACCCCGCAAAACACGGAAAGTTCATTGAAATACCGGCAGAGAATTTAGGAATAAGGGACGAAAAAAAAAGTTTCAAAATTTTTTTAAATTTTTCTTGCAGGTTTTAAAAAGAAGTTTTAGTTTTGCACCCGCTTTGAGAGACAAGCGGAAAAGAAAAGAAAAACGTTCGTAGACATATTGAATTGACAGCCGTTCTGATGAAAATCAGAACAGATAAAATAAGGGTAATAGAATCGGTAAGATTCGAAAAGAACCGATAGTAAGCATCGAATTATAATATAAAAAATATACGATGAAGAGTTTGATCCTGGCTCAGGATGAACGCTAGCGGCAGGCTTAACACATGCAAGTCGAGGGGTAGGGGCTTTCGGGCCTTGAGACCGGCGCACGGGTGCGTAACGCGTATGCAATCTGCCTTCCACAGAGGGATAGCCCAGAGAAATTTGGATTAATACCTCATAGTATTACAGGATGGCATCATCCGGTAATTAAAGTCACAACGGTGGAAGATGAGCATGCGTCCCATTAGCTTGTTGGTAAGGTAACGGCTTACCAAGGCGACGATGGGTAGGGGTCCTGAGAGGGAGATCCCCCACACTGGTACTGAGACACGGACCAGACTCCTACGGGAGGCAGCAGTGAGGAATATTGGTCAATGGGCGCAAGCCTGAACCAGCCATGCCGCGTGCAGGATGACGGTCCTATGGATTGTAAACTGCTTTTGTACGGGAAGAAACACTGATTCGTGAATCAGCCTGACGGTACCGTAAGAATAAGGATCGGCTAACTCCGTGCCAGCAGCCGCGGTAATACGGAGGATCCAAGCGTTATCCGGAATCATTGGGTTTAAAGGGTCTGTAGGCGGTCTTGTAAGTCAGTGGTGAAAGCCCATCGCTCAACGGTGGAACGGCCATTGATACTGCAGGACTTGAATTACCGGGAAGTAACTAGAATATGTAGTGTAGCGGTGAAATGCTTAGATATTACATGGAATACCAATTGCGAAGGCAGGTTACTACCGGTGGATTGACGCTGATGGACGAAAGCGTGGGGAGCGAACAGGATTAGATACCCTGGTAGTCCACGCCGTAAACGATGGATACTAGCTGCTGGGGGCGACTTCAGTGGCTAAGCGAAAGTGATAAGTATCCCACCTGGGGAGTACGAACGCAAGTTTGAAACTCAAAGGAATTGACGGGGGCCCGCACAAGCGGTGGAGCATGTGGTTTAATTCGATGATACGCGAGGAACCTTACCAAGGCTTAAATGCAGACTGACCGGTTTGGAAACAGATCTTTCGCAAGACAGTCTACAAGGTGCTGCATGGTTGTCGTCAGCTCGTGCCGTGAGGTGTCAGGTTAAGTCCTATAACGAGCGCAACCCCTGTTGTTAGTTGCCAGCGAGTCAGGTCGGGAACTCTAACAAGACTGCCAGTGCAAACTGTGAGGAAGGTGGGGATGACGTCAAATCATCACGGCCCTTACGCCTTGGGCTACACACGTGCTACAATGGCCGGTACAGAGAGCAGCCACTGGGCGACCAGGAGCGAATCTATAAAGCCGGTCACAGTTCGGATCGGAGTCTGCAACTCGACTCCGTGAAGCTGGAATCGCTAGTAATCGGATATCAGCCATGATCCGGTGAATACGTTCCCGGGCCTTGTACACACCGCCCGTCA
This is a stretch of genomic DNA from Flavobacterium endoglycinae. It encodes these proteins:
- a CDS encoding endonuclease/exonuclease/phosphatase family protein, giving the protein MKNITGYLLLLLITFQSFSQVKIISWNVENLGKSKSQSTLNFIANTVNNYDVIAIQEVVAGYGGAQAVAQLVNLLNQKGTKWDYRISDPTSGNSYKRERYAFIWKTNKVKLKGDAWLEKKYNLEIDREPYFATFETNKKNFTLVNFHAITKSKQPETEIKYFKFLPAEYPDLNLVFAGDFNCPESHTVFNPLKKMGYSSMLKKEKTTLKQKCKEDNCLASEFDNIFYKPNTLKHINSGTILFYKKFESLQEARKISDHIPIWFEFSLN
- a CDS encoding response regulator transcription factor encodes the protein MFKKVLVAEDLDSISLSIVQVLEELEIPVIDHVKYCDDGILKIKKALHEKDPYDLLITDLSFKNDHRKTNLLNGDQLIEAVNEVQPKIKKLVFSIEDKSYRIKNLFNDLGVNAYVSKGRNSIDELKVALKRTFNNEERILSSDLDFNFNDKSLLEIEQYDIYILQLLAKGYILESIAKEFRERSIVPNGTSSIEKRINKLKIYFKANNNVHLIAIAKDFGLV
- a CDS encoding sensor histidine kinase yields the protein MIPKYQFLFLYLILIFVIVFSCQEAAFTKSKPDISTYSISENSIENVSSQSINSDSRSEDFIKLQNELISLKLLINNSKDNEFKENVLRYMKLNDSINKVQLKEYNQLAAKSNSKAFNLKLAAYKTENELQLERQRNRTITSYIIIGFTLSLVLALYFYFRSRTNKEKIEAAYQSEIRIAKKLHDELANDIFHTMAFAENKNLSEVENKEHLLNNLEAIYTRTRDISKENSLVVTNEKFVIYLKEMISGFNTSNINLLINGLDSISWNRIEKNKKITVYRVLQELLVNMKKHSQATLAGINFKEVNKKIMITYTDNGKGVAIQDLRYNNGLQSVENRIQNIRGEIIIDTNPGNGFKLSFKFPS
- a CDS encoding carboxymuconolactone decarboxylase family protein, whose translation is MKPRIVIPQAAPEAYQALVNLEKYISSTSLTPEHKELIKIRASQINGCAYCINMHTADARKYGITEQRIYLISAWREADVYTEEEKAILALTEQVTLIPNHVSDEVYQNAASLFDDKYLAEIILAIITINSWNRLAITTGLRAV
- a CDS encoding Crp/Fnr family transcriptional regulator, whose translation is MITALLNHIQKFVSLEPEEIDLLESSILSSKVKKKDHLLKEGQICHTMYFIAKGCARQYIINSKGIEQTLQFGIENWWMTDYISYHNNVPSHFYIQAVENCEIVVLEKNVLESILVQIPKLERYFRIVSQKSFGAAQMRIKFLFTMSAEERYNHFKNQQPDFVQRVPQYMLASYLDFSAEFMSKIRAGKV
- the rplT gene encoding 50S ribosomal protein L20, whose product is MPRSVNSVAKRARRKKIMKQAKGFFGRRKNVWTVAKNAVEKAMSYAYRDRKQNKRNFRSLWIQRINAGARLEGMSYSQFMGKVKANGIELNRKVLADLAMNHPEAFKAILNKVK
- the rpmI gene encoding 50S ribosomal protein L35 produces the protein MPKMKTKSSAKKRFKVTGSGKIKRKHAFKSHILTKKSKKRKLALTHSALVHKTDEKSIKQQLRII
- the infC gene encoding translation initiation factor IF-3, with the protein product MNNLIRVPEVRLVGENIEPGVFKIADALRLADQFELDLVEISPNAEPPVCKIMDYKKFVYEQKKRDKALKAKSSQVVVKEIRFGPQTDEHDYEFKRKNAEKFLKEGAKLKAFVFFKGRSIIYKDQGQILLLRLATDLEEYGKVEAMPVLEGKRMIMFIAPKKKK
- the thrS gene encoding threonine--tRNA ligase → MIKITLPDGSIREFATGVTPMEVAKNISEGFARNVISASFNGTTIETETPLTTDGNLILYTWNDAEGKKAFWHSTSHVMAQALEELYPGIKLTLGPAIANGFYYDVDFGDQKISEADFKKIEDRILEISREKHDFKMRPVTKAEALEMYKDNVYKTELISNLEDGTITFCDHSTFTDLCRGGHIPNTGIIKAVKIMSVAGAYWRGDEKNKQLTRVYGTSFPKQKDLTEYLELLEEAKRRDHRKLGKELELFAFSQKVGQGLPLWLPKGAALRDRLEQFLKRAQKKAGYEQVVSPHIGQKELYVTSGHYAKYGADSFQPIHTPAEGEEFLLKPMNCPHHCEIYNVRPWSYKDLPKRYAEFGTVYRYEQSGELHGLTRVRGFTQDDAHIFCTPEQLDEEFKKVIDLVLYVFGSLGFENFTAQISLRDQEDREKYIGTDENWEKAENAIINAAKDKGLNTVVEYGEAAFYGPKLDFMVKDALGRQWQLGTIQVDYNLPERFELTYKGADNELHRPVMIHRAPFGSMERFIAILLEHTAGNFPLWLMPEQAIILSLSEKYENYAKKVLDLLENHEIRALIDNRNETIGKKIRDAEMQKIPFMLIVGEEEEKNGTISIRRHGQEGKGNITVSIEEFASIVDEEIKKTLKVFTV